The proteins below come from a single Nitrospiraceae bacterium genomic window:
- the glmS gene encoding glutamine--fructose-6-phosphate transaminase (isomerizing) codes for MCGIIGYVGGEPATPILVAGLQRLEYRGYDSAGIAIQHNGELKIRRTVGKLTNLQAVLQNGSVAGTIGIGHTRWATHGRPSEQNAHPHRSGEIVLVHNGIIENFLDLRHRLELEGYRFESETDTEVIAHLLSSLTMKGHGLQEAVRLIANELHGSYAIAVMSLAEPGRIVVSRSGCPLVIGQNGKGAFLASDVTPLLAHIREVVFLEDGDVGILENSGITIFASDGQPKSFNPVTIDWDAEAAEKGGYPDFMMKEIHEQPQVIMDTLRGRFQYETGEADLPDLAMTDEELLNARRIWIVACGTSWHSGLVGKYLFEEMIRRPVQVDIGSEFRYREPMIQKDDLFIAISQSGETADTLAAAREAKHRGARVLVIVNVVGSTLAREADGVIYTRCGPEISVASTKAFTGQVIALYLLALHVGRVRRTLSPEEGRWWLDHFLKLPGQVEHILKQEASIQAIAQRYYQKRNFLYLGRGINYPIALEGALKLKEISYIHAEGYAAGEMKHGPIALIDEDMPVVVLSPKDRLYEKSVSNLMEVRARSAPVIAFVTEGDHALDQVADHVFAIPAVHALLTPILFTVGLQLLAYHIAVLRGVDIDRPRNLAKSVTVE; via the coding sequence ATGTGTGGAATCATCGGATATGTTGGAGGTGAACCAGCGACCCCTATTTTAGTGGCCGGGCTACAACGGCTGGAATATCGAGGGTATGACTCCGCCGGGATTGCGATTCAACATAATGGAGAGTTGAAAATTCGAAGGACGGTGGGCAAGCTCACCAATCTTCAGGCCGTTTTACAAAACGGGTCTGTCGCCGGAACAATAGGAATCGGTCATACGCGCTGGGCCACGCATGGCCGGCCATCTGAACAAAATGCCCATCCTCACCGTTCGGGAGAGATTGTTCTCGTCCATAATGGAATTATTGAAAATTTTCTCGATCTCCGCCATCGATTGGAATTAGAAGGCTATCGGTTTGAGTCTGAAACCGACACCGAGGTCATTGCGCACCTTTTATCCTCGCTCACGATGAAGGGGCATGGGCTTCAAGAGGCAGTCAGATTAATTGCTAATGAACTGCATGGGAGTTATGCCATTGCCGTGATGTCGCTGGCTGAGCCAGGACGCATCGTCGTCAGTCGTTCAGGGTGTCCCCTGGTGATTGGTCAGAATGGAAAAGGAGCCTTTTTGGCCTCTGATGTCACGCCTCTCCTAGCTCATATACGGGAGGTGGTGTTTCTCGAAGACGGAGATGTAGGCATCTTAGAGAATTCCGGTATCACCATTTTTGCTTCGGATGGCCAACCGAAAAGTTTCAATCCCGTTACCATTGATTGGGATGCTGAGGCGGCTGAAAAGGGGGGCTATCCGGATTTCATGATGAAGGAAATCCACGAACAGCCACAAGTGATTATGGATACGCTTCGGGGCCGGTTTCAATATGAAACGGGCGAAGCGGATCTTCCGGATTTGGCCATGACCGACGAGGAGTTGCTCAACGCCAGGCGAATCTGGATCGTGGCGTGTGGGACGTCTTGGCACTCGGGGCTCGTCGGGAAATATTTATTCGAAGAAATGATTCGACGGCCCGTTCAGGTGGATATCGGTTCAGAGTTCCGGTACCGGGAGCCTATGATACAAAAGGACGATTTGTTTATTGCCATTTCACAATCAGGCGAGACGGCGGACACATTGGCGGCGGCACGGGAAGCCAAGCACCGGGGGGCCCGTGTCCTGGTGATTGTAAATGTGGTGGGAAGTACGCTGGCTCGCGAAGCCGATGGGGTGATTTACACCAGATGTGGTCCTGAGATTAGTGTGGCTTCCACGAAAGCCTTTACCGGGCAGGTAATTGCCTTATATCTCTTGGCCTTGCATGTGGGACGAGTGCGTCGCACCTTAAGTCCGGAGGAAGGGCGATGGTGGTTGGATCATTTTCTCAAGCTTCCCGGCCAGGTCGAGCACATTCTCAAGCAGGAAGCGTCGATTCAAGCGATTGCCCAGCGGTATTATCAAAAACGAAATTTTTTGTATTTGGGTCGGGGAATTAATTATCCCATTGCCCTGGAAGGTGCCTTGAAACTCAAGGAAATCTCCTATATCCATGCCGAGGGATATGCGGCGGGGGAGATGAAGCATGGTCCCATCGCATTGATTGATGAAGACATGCCTGTGGTCGTGCTATCGCCGAAAGATCGGCTCTACGAAAAGTCTGTCAGTAATCTGATGGAAGTGCGCGCCAGGAGTGCTCCCGTGATTGCATTTGTGACCGAAGGGGATCATGCCTTGGATCAGGTTGCCGATCACGTGTTCGCGATTCCTGCTGTCCATGCACTTTTGACCCCGATTCTGTTTACCGTCGGCCTTCAACTGCTGGCCTATCATATTGCGGTGTTGCGAGGAGTAGATATTGACCGTCCGAGAAATCTTGCCAAGAGTGTGACGGTTGAGTAA
- the rfbB gene encoding dTDP-glucose 4,6-dehydratase, which translates to METMIVTGGAGFIGANFVRMALHKTDARIVVVDKLTYAGHRENLDGLWDHPRLVFIQADIADAGEMARMMDSFSPRWLLNFAAESHVDRSIDDPYPFIHTNVTGTLVLLDVVMRFLKQGHADHRQRFRFLHVSTDEVYGTLGPTGLFSEETPYAPNSPYAASKASADHLVRAFHHTYGLPILMTNCSNNYGPYQFPEKLIPLMVLNALEGKPLPIYGNGQNIRDWLFVEDHCEGLLLVLQEGTPGEKYNLGGRSERSNLEVVDALCRILEEVAPGAANPYLSQRGITRYADLKVFVADRPGHDFRYGIDTTKVHSQMGWSPRHSFESGLRQTIEWYAANRQWCQAVTTNSYQRERLGLASVPSL; encoded by the coding sequence ATGGAGACCATGATTGTAACCGGAGGCGCTGGTTTTATTGGCGCCAATTTTGTCCGGATGGCCCTTCACAAGACCGACGCACGAATTGTCGTCGTGGACAAATTGACCTATGCGGGTCATCGAGAAAATCTTGATGGATTGTGGGACCATCCTCGTCTCGTGTTTATCCAGGCCGATATTGCCGATGCGGGTGAGATGGCCAGGATGATGGATTCATTTTCTCCCAGGTGGTTGCTGAATTTTGCCGCTGAATCGCATGTGGACCGGTCTATTGACGACCCCTACCCCTTTATTCATACCAATGTCACGGGTACGCTGGTATTGTTGGACGTGGTCATGCGATTTCTGAAGCAAGGGCATGCTGATCATCGCCAACGTTTTCGGTTCCTGCATGTTTCAACTGATGAAGTGTATGGGACGTTGGGCCCGACAGGATTGTTTTCCGAGGAGACCCCTTATGCCCCCAATTCACCCTATGCGGCATCGAAAGCCAGCGCAGATCATTTGGTGCGGGCTTTTCATCACACGTACGGTCTTCCAATCCTGATGACCAATTGTTCCAATAACTATGGGCCCTATCAATTTCCGGAAAAGCTTATTCCTCTCATGGTCTTGAATGCCTTAGAAGGGAAGCCTCTTCCGATTTATGGGAACGGGCAGAATATCCGGGACTGGTTGTTTGTGGAAGACCATTGTGAGGGCCTACTCCTGGTCCTTCAGGAGGGAACGCCTGGAGAAAAATATAACCTGGGCGGGCGATCGGAACGATCGAACCTTGAGGTGGTGGATGCTCTATGCCGGATCTTGGAAGAGGTTGCCCCGGGTGCTGCCAATCCTTACCTGTCTCAACGGGGTATCACACGATACGCAGACTTGAAAGTATTTGTGGCCGACCGTCCCGGGCATGATTTTCGTTATGGCATTGATACCACGAAAGTTCACTCGCAAATGGGGTGGAGCCCACGCCACTCTTTTGAGTCCGGGTTGCGGCAAACGATTGAATGGTATGCTGCCAATCGCCAATGGTGTCAGGCCGTGACCACGAATTCCTATCAACGGGAACGACTCGGGTTAGCCTCTGTCCCATCGCTATAG
- the rfbD gene encoding dTDP-4-dehydrorhamnose reductase: protein MRQNRILITGAQGQLGQALQRQYADHEVTAWDLQDLDITQFEEVRKALDQLRPHIVINAAAFTQVDEAEVKPDAAYRGNALGPRNLAVVTNDLGMTLIHFSTDYVFDGQQNRPYHEFDRTNPLGVYGLSKLAGEEAVRVANPRHFIVRTAWLYHTVGKNFPSTICRMAGREVVKVVSDQYGSPTFAPHLAQAVFQLGETDAFGTYHMAGTGGTSWYELAQTLYQALDIQTSVVPIATAQFPRPARRPSYAVLTSLQDPLIKLPPWEEGVRDFASQWKG, encoded by the coding sequence ATGAGGCAGAATCGAATTTTAATCACAGGGGCTCAAGGGCAATTAGGGCAGGCCCTTCAACGGCAATATGCCGACCATGAGGTCACGGCTTGGGATCTCCAGGATTTGGATATCACGCAGTTCGAGGAAGTCAGGAAAGCCCTTGATCAACTTCGACCACACATTGTCATCAATGCGGCCGCATTTACGCAGGTGGATGAGGCAGAAGTGAAGCCGGATGCCGCCTACCGGGGTAATGCCCTGGGCCCGAGAAATCTTGCCGTGGTGACGAATGATTTGGGGATGACCCTAATTCATTTTTCCACTGATTATGTATTTGATGGTCAGCAGAATCGGCCCTATCATGAATTTGATCGTACGAATCCGTTAGGCGTCTATGGGCTCAGTAAATTAGCCGGTGAAGAGGCTGTGCGGGTCGCGAACCCACGGCATTTTATTGTTCGGACAGCCTGGCTTTACCACACTGTAGGGAAGAACTTCCCCAGTACAATTTGTCGAATGGCAGGCCGGGAGGTCGTGAAAGTCGTCAGTGACCAGTATGGGTCACCGACCTTTGCCCCCCATCTTGCCCAGGCGGTATTCCAATTGGGAGAGACTGATGCGTTTGGGACCTATCACATGGCCGGTACAGGCGGGACCAGTTGGTATGAATTGGCTCAAACACTATATCAGGCATTGGATATTCAAACCTCGGTTGTGCCGATAGCGACAGCTCAATTTCCTCGTCCGGCACGACGGCCATCCTATGCCGTGCTGACTTCTTTACAGGACCCTTTGATTAAGTTGCCGCCCTGGGAAGAGGGCGTTCGCGATTTTGCCAGTCAGTGGAAAGGCTAG
- a CDS encoding CPBP family intramembrane metalloprotease, which translates to MKTEQLVDVTSDTRSDLEEEIQFSRWLTGLCLLFCIGGLSLLFWAVTLSDDVRLASPASRDLERIASRMLGFESRLPELSSFEQVMYRLGGQDGETLDQIQLWYEERVDDQSLPLDKLYLGMVYGEAGLTDQFNQFVMSWSMERDQSALFRRLLEVGYGQSETSPADYVFLQSRLAEEVPANWFYFHLARRIAVQAGDRDLQENLQLQESQLTDPPLWKWRMLLAGEVVVIGIGGVFFLRLGVARLKGPISQSQTDLAAWRIPWTFREGIAVLARGGALTILLMALVAVMPDGIGIIEDFGIALLYLPPVVLTSLLLCRPRKQSFLQAVGCSNVWSRLKSGLPLVVMLVTLGLVGDWMIVLGGDAFQSSVHWTEWFVPQLIWGTRMELIKTTIDFVLLAPFFEELIFRGILFTTLRTKFSFSLSMVASGLIFALAHGYGLIAFLTVLWSGLLWAWAYERTGSVIPGMVAHAVNNGVVVYSLIAFFR; encoded by the coding sequence ATGAAAACCGAGCAATTAGTTGACGTCACATCCGATACCCGTTCGGATCTTGAAGAAGAAATTCAATTTTCCCGTTGGCTCACTGGCCTGTGTTTGTTGTTCTGCATAGGGGGGCTAAGCTTGTTGTTTTGGGCGGTGACGCTTTCTGATGATGTGCGCCTGGCTTCACCTGCAAGCCGGGATCTTGAGCGGATCGCCAGCCGGATGTTGGGTTTTGAATCTCGCCTTCCTGAACTCTCTTCGTTTGAACAAGTGATGTATCGTTTGGGGGGACAAGACGGGGAAACGCTGGATCAAATCCAACTCTGGTATGAAGAAAGGGTGGATGATCAATCCTTACCATTGGATAAATTGTATTTGGGCATGGTCTATGGCGAAGCCGGGTTGACCGACCAATTCAACCAGTTTGTGATGAGTTGGAGTATGGAGCGCGATCAGTCTGCTCTTTTTCGTCGATTATTGGAAGTGGGATATGGGCAAAGCGAAACGTCGCCTGCTGATTATGTCTTCTTGCAGTCGAGGTTAGCTGAAGAGGTCCCCGCAAATTGGTTTTACTTTCATCTTGCGCGACGAATAGCTGTTCAGGCGGGAGATCGAGATTTACAGGAAAATCTCCAATTACAAGAGTCTCAGTTGACCGACCCCCCATTATGGAAATGGCGCATGCTATTGGCGGGTGAGGTTGTGGTGATCGGGATTGGGGGGGTGTTCTTTCTCCGTCTGGGTGTTGCACGGTTGAAAGGCCCGATTTCACAGTCCCAAACCGACTTGGCTGCCTGGCGCATTCCATGGACATTCCGGGAGGGTATCGCGGTCTTAGCCCGTGGAGGTGCCCTGACGATACTGTTGATGGCGCTGGTGGCGGTCATGCCTGATGGTATTGGAATTATAGAGGATTTCGGGATTGCCTTGCTGTATCTTCCTCCCGTCGTCCTGACCTCCCTGCTGTTGTGTCGACCCAGAAAACAATCATTCCTGCAGGCCGTGGGCTGTTCGAATGTGTGGTCACGATTGAAATCCGGTCTGCCACTGGTCGTGATGTTGGTGACGCTTGGACTTGTTGGGGACTGGATGATTGTGCTCGGGGGGGATGCGTTTCAATCTTCTGTGCATTGGACAGAATGGTTTGTCCCGCAGTTGATTTGGGGAACGCGGATGGAACTTATCAAAACCACAATCGACTTCGTTCTTCTGGCGCCCTTTTTTGAAGAACTCATTTTCCGGGGAATTCTCTTTACGACACTTCGAACCAAATTCAGTTTTTCCCTCTCCATGGTCGCAAGTGGGTTGATTTTCGCCCTAGCCCATGGCTATGGGCTCATCGCGTTTCTGACGGTTTTGTGGAGTGGGTTGTTGTGGGCATGGGCCTACGAACGAACCGGGAGTGTGATTCCCGGCATGGTGGCGCATGCCGTGAATAACGGGGTGGTGGTGTATTCTCTTATCGCATTTTTCCGTTAG
- the rfbC gene encoding dTDP-4-dehydrorhamnose 3,5-epimerase, producing the protein MKFLPTRLPEVLIVEPDVYRDHRGWFLETYHVQKYQEAGILPPFVQDNCSSSVLGTLRGLHFQMTRPQGKLIRVIRGEIFDVAVDIRKGSPTFASWVGVTLSAENFRQIYVPMGFAHGFCVLSDVAEVEYKCTDFYAPGGEVTIQWKDPRIGIHWPIERPLLSTKDAAGLLLDDLCDQLPDYQS; encoded by the coding sequence ATGAAATTTCTCCCAACGCGACTCCCGGAGGTTCTGATTGTTGAGCCTGATGTGTACCGGGATCACCGTGGATGGTTTTTAGAAACGTATCATGTGCAAAAGTATCAGGAGGCAGGGATTCTGCCTCCATTTGTGCAGGATAATTGTTCATCGTCGGTTCTCGGGACCCTTCGTGGGTTACACTTTCAAATGACTCGTCCACAAGGAAAGCTCATTCGGGTGATCCGTGGAGAAATCTTTGATGTCGCGGTTGATATTCGTAAGGGGTCTCCGACTTTTGCCTCATGGGTGGGGGTGACCTTATCGGCAGAGAATTTCAGACAAATTTATGTTCCTATGGGATTCGCCCATGGATTTTGTGTCCTCAGCGATGTGGCTGAAGTGGAGTACAAATGCACCGATTTTTATGCACCTGGTGGTGAAGTGACCATTCAATGGAAAGATCCCCGTATTGGCATTCATTGGCCGATCGAACGGCCACTTCTCTCCACAAAGGATGCTGCCGGGCTGTTACTCGATGACCTGTGCGACCAGCTTCCGGATTATCAATCATGA
- the rfbA gene encoding glucose-1-phosphate thymidylyltransferase RfbA, whose product MKGIILAGGSGTRLYPLTHAVSKQLMPVFDKPMIYYPLSTLMLAGIREILVITTPHEQEGFVRLLGDGSHLGLTIRYQVQPRPEGIAQAFVIGREFIGQDRVALILGDNIFYGHGLSRYLQEAASQATGAQVFAYQVRDPERYGVVTFNDHGQATSLEEKPSRPKSPYAVTGLYFYDNRVVGIADSLKPSARNELEITDVNKTYLEAGSLQVRVLGRGIAWLDTGTHESLMQAAHYIQVLQERQGLMVSCPEEIAYKMGYIQPGDVLRLATKMKDNGYGQYLLHLVNQGQE is encoded by the coding sequence ATGAAGGGAATCATCCTAGCGGGCGGATCGGGAACCCGACTCTATCCCTTAACCCACGCAGTCAGCAAGCAACTCATGCCGGTTTTTGATAAACCGATGATTTACTATCCATTGTCGACTCTGATGCTGGCTGGAATCCGGGAAATTTTGGTGATCACCACTCCTCATGAGCAGGAAGGGTTTGTCCGGTTGTTAGGTGATGGCAGTCATCTCGGGTTAACGATCCGATACCAGGTGCAACCCCGACCCGAAGGAATTGCGCAAGCCTTTGTAATTGGGCGTGAGTTTATCGGACAGGATCGGGTGGCGCTCATTCTTGGGGATAATATTTTTTATGGGCATGGGCTGTCTCGCTATCTTCAGGAGGCGGCCTCTCAGGCCACAGGGGCTCAAGTGTTTGCCTACCAGGTACGGGATCCCGAACGATACGGTGTGGTGACCTTTAATGATCACGGGCAAGCCACGAGCCTGGAGGAAAAGCCCTCCCGTCCCAAGTCGCCCTATGCCGTAACCGGGTTATATTTTTATGACAATCGGGTCGTGGGTATCGCCGATTCTCTCAAGCCTTCGGCGAGAAATGAACTCGAAATCACGGATGTAAATAAAACCTATTTAGAAGCCGGATCCCTGCAGGTCCGGGTGCTTGGGCGTGGCATTGCGTGGTTGGATACTGGGACTCATGAATCTCTCATGCAAGCAGCCCACTATATTCAAGTGTTACAAGAGCGACAGGGCCTGATGGTTTCCTGTCCGGAAGAAATCGCATACAAAATGGGATACATTCAGCCAGGTGACGTGTTGCGCTTAGCCACGAAAATGAAAGACAACGGGTACGGGCAATATCTGCTGCATTTGGTCAATCAGGGGCAGGAGTAA
- a CDS encoding undecaprenyl-diphosphate phosphatase, giving the protein MDYIEAVVLAVIQGLTEFLPVSSSGHLVLAQHWFGHFSETNLLYDIMLHLATVTAILVYFRHDLLTLGLGYLGGTTTQGSLFQGFERRTIHYVLIASIPTAIIGLGIRSIGLETLVQPSVVAVMLLITGVILWLGHGRSRARGIQEMSIRDALAIGMVQGVAVLPGISRSGSTIASGVLLGLDRELSARFSLLISMPAIVGATILEIGKGMDQIHDPIGVYVVGMVVAALVGYGSISLIIRLVRQDHFHLFAYYLWPLGISIILWDSLK; this is encoded by the coding sequence ATGGACTACATCGAAGCGGTGGTGCTTGCGGTCATTCAAGGACTCACGGAATTCCTCCCGGTATCCTCATCCGGACATTTAGTTCTGGCTCAACACTGGTTTGGTCATTTTAGTGAGACCAATTTGTTGTATGACATCATGTTGCATCTGGCGACCGTAACCGCGATCCTGGTGTATTTTCGCCATGATCTCCTCACCCTGGGCTTAGGTTATCTTGGAGGGACGACAACACAAGGCAGCCTATTTCAAGGATTTGAGCGACGCACCATCCACTATGTTCTGATCGCATCTATCCCTACGGCAATCATTGGATTAGGTATTCGATCGATCGGTCTTGAAACGCTGGTTCAGCCCTCCGTTGTAGCCGTTATGTTGTTGATTACCGGTGTGATTCTCTGGTTGGGGCATGGGAGAAGCCGTGCAAGAGGTATTCAGGAGATGAGCATACGGGATGCCCTGGCGATTGGCATGGTGCAGGGTGTGGCGGTCCTTCCAGGGATTTCCCGGTCTGGGTCAACCATAGCCAGTGGAGTGTTGTTAGGTTTGGATCGTGAGCTATCGGCCCGGTTTTCTCTTCTGATTTCTATGCCAGCGATTGTGGGGGCGACGATCTTAGAAATTGGGAAAGGCATGGATCAGATTCATGACCCGATAGGTGTCTATGTGGTCGGAATGGTCGTCGCGGCCCTGGTGGGATATGGGTCCATTTCGTTGATCATTAGACTTGTCAGGCAGGATCACTTCCATTTATTCGCTTATTATCTGTGGCCACTCGGAATAAGCATCATCCTTTGGGATTCTTTAAAATAA
- a CDS encoding gamma carbonic anhydrase family protein, whose amino-acid sequence MLRTYRGIAPTVATSAFIEDTAVVIGDVSIGSESSVWFHAVIRGDVHSIRIGHRTNIQDLCLLHVTHDTHALTLGDDITVGHHVVLHGCTIHDRVLIGMGAIIMDGVVIEEDCVIGAGSLITGNIHIPSRSLVTGSPAKVKRLLTDAEIQWIKESAANYIRYAQQYVSEQNE is encoded by the coding sequence ATGTTAAGAACGTATCGAGGGATTGCCCCAACTGTGGCGACCAGCGCGTTTATCGAAGACACGGCCGTCGTTATTGGGGATGTGTCCATCGGATCGGAATCGAGCGTCTGGTTTCATGCCGTCATACGCGGGGATGTACATTCTATCCGCATTGGCCATCGGACCAATATTCAGGATCTCTGCCTGTTGCACGTCACACATGACACCCATGCCCTGACTCTTGGCGATGACATTACCGTGGGGCATCATGTGGTTCTCCATGGATGCACCATTCATGATCGGGTCCTGATTGGTATGGGCGCTATCATCATGGACGGCGTTGTGATCGAAGAAGACTGTGTCATTGGCGCTGGATCATTAATTACGGGGAATATCCACATCCCCTCAAGGAGCCTGGTCACGGGGTCTCCGGCCAAAGTGAAACGCCTGTTGACGGATGCTGAAATACAGTGGATCAAAGAATCTGCCGCGAACTACATCCGATACGCCCAACAATATGTCTCAGAACAGAATGAGTAA
- a CDS encoding NAD-dependent malic enzyme → MAVRLELTQRTGVFAQLATAIAEEGASLGAYDMVSATRTKVIRDITLDVQSEEHGERVMKRLNSLADVRVIASSDRIFLMHLGGKIRVESKFPVKTRNTLSMVYTPGVGRVVKAIAADEKKAYSFTTKNNSIAVVTDGSAILGLGNLGPLAALPVMEGKAMLFHQFAGIDAWPLCLNTQDSEEIIRTVVAISPSFGGINLEDISAPRCFDIERRLQAELDIPVMHDDQHGTAVVILGALLNALKVTRRTINEITVVVLGLGAAGTACCELLLGAGVTRLKGCDKQGLVLDRPVEELLPHRHMLRSIIPYDQPTGTLQDALKDAHVIIGLSSANILKPEDLALMAKDPIVFALANPDPEILPEVAIPHCRVYASGRSDYPNQCNNLLSFPGIFRGALDVQAKTINEPMLIAAAHALSKMIPDSALSEEYIIPSVFDKQVVPKVAKAVSQAAIDSGVARRIKKDMEEEL, encoded by the coding sequence ATGGCCGTGCGATTAGAATTGACCCAACGCACCGGGGTCTTCGCCCAATTAGCCACCGCCATCGCAGAAGAAGGCGCCAGTTTGGGCGCATACGACATGGTCTCGGCCACTCGCACCAAAGTGATCCGGGATATTACCCTGGATGTCCAGAGTGAAGAACATGGCGAACGGGTCATGAAACGCCTGAATTCGTTGGCCGATGTTCGGGTCATCGCCTCATCGGATCGGATTTTCCTCATGCATTTGGGCGGAAAAATCCGGGTGGAGAGCAAGTTCCCGGTGAAAACCAGAAATACCCTGTCTATGGTCTACACGCCTGGAGTCGGTCGCGTCGTCAAAGCCATTGCCGCGGATGAGAAAAAGGCCTACTCCTTTACGACAAAAAATAACAGCATCGCTGTCGTGACAGACGGATCCGCCATATTGGGCTTAGGAAATCTTGGCCCTCTCGCCGCCTTACCGGTCATGGAAGGCAAAGCCATGTTGTTCCATCAATTTGCCGGTATTGATGCCTGGCCTCTCTGTCTCAATACCCAGGATTCAGAAGAGATTATCCGGACGGTGGTCGCCATTTCTCCGTCATTTGGAGGCATTAACCTGGAAGACATCAGTGCTCCCCGATGCTTTGACATTGAGCGACGACTGCAGGCCGAACTGGATATTCCGGTCATGCATGATGATCAGCATGGAACGGCTGTGGTCATTTTGGGTGCGCTTCTGAATGCCTTAAAAGTCACACGCCGAACCATCAATGAAATTACCGTGGTGGTCCTCGGATTGGGAGCGGCAGGCACGGCCTGTTGTGAATTACTTTTAGGAGCCGGCGTCACCAGGCTCAAGGGGTGCGACAAACAGGGACTGGTGTTGGATCGACCAGTGGAAGAACTTCTGCCGCATCGCCATATGCTTCGCAGCATCATTCCGTATGATCAGCCGACCGGAACCCTTCAGGACGCCCTGAAAGATGCCCATGTCATTATCGGTCTTTCCTCGGCCAACATTTTAAAACCCGAAGACTTGGCCCTAATGGCCAAGGATCCCATTGTGTTTGCCTTAGCCAATCCTGATCCTGAAATCCTACCCGAGGTCGCCATTCCCCACTGTCGCGTCTATGCCAGCGGGCGGTCGGATTATCCCAATCAATGCAACAATCTCTTGTCGTTTCCCGGCATCTTTCGTGGAGCCCTTGATGTGCAAGCCAAAACGATTAATGAACCGATGCTCATTGCTGCCGCTCATGCCCTCTCCAAGATGATTCCTGACTCCGCACTCAGTGAGGAATATATTATTCCCAGCGTATTCGACAAGCAGGTGGTACCCAAGGTCGCCAAGGCCGTCTCTCAGGCTGCTATTGACTCCGGCGTGGCACGCCGAATAAAGAAGGACATGGAAGAGGAGCTGTAA